One genomic window of Pseudoxanthomonas sp. includes the following:
- a CDS encoding helix-turn-helix transcriptional regulator yields the protein MVDKRSLPAYSRRLREAREARGISQKTLGIQAGIDEFVASTRVNRYEAGVHQPDLQTLQRIAEVLELPVAYFYAEDDELAQLIKDFKRPGKHKR from the coding sequence GTGGTCGATAAAAGGTCGCTTCCCGCCTACAGCCGCCGGCTCCGTGAGGCGCGGGAAGCTCGTGGAATCTCTCAAAAGACATTGGGAATCCAAGCTGGGATAGACGAGTTTGTTGCGAGTACGCGCGTCAATCGTTACGAAGCAGGCGTACACCAACCCGACCTGCAGACGCTGCAACGGATCGCCGAGGTTCTCGAACTGCCGGTAGCCTATTTCTATGCCGAGGATGACGAGCTGGCGCAGCTGATCAAAGACTTCAAGCGTCCGGGTAAACACAAACGCTGA
- a CDS encoding helix-turn-helix transcriptional regulator has protein sequence MCKAQGPSQKQLADVAELHRMCVSQLERCTTNISIDDPKRLAAVLGVGVMDLLEP, from the coding sequence CTGTGCAAAGCCCAAGGACCGAGTCAGAAGCAACTAGCCGATGTCGCGGAGCTCCATCGGATGTGCGTCTCGCAACTCGAGCGCTGCACCACCAACATCTCCATCGATGATCCTAAGCGGCTAGCTGCGGTCTTGGGCGTGGGTGTCATGGATCTGTTGGAACCCTGA
- a CDS encoding Atxe2 family lasso peptide isopeptidase — protein sequence MKLPSWISPAFWAPVQSSAPRLVPLLMGLASVSPLMVADASASTVSPRRLLEVTDLGNPVISPDGRLVAFRTEVPSIERNTVDTAWYVQQLDGRAQPLRVGDGGLPLRELVNGVVLPSPAVWSPDGGWIYYRALVDGRVSVWRAAADGSAAQEVTTDPADVRTFELADDGRMLRYSTGATREQVVAAEMTEYDRGVHIDKTVNMAAGVFRSGNANGRPATQRFTGGWFAAGPLLAGEPDHWKVVDLDGMGTRELPADQVPRRPLGTGDLHKSMPEPTKLAVNPDGRIAFLNTGERQTGQQVSRYRELSMLPDRHARRPLRCAHLLCSGRYITDLLWRPGSDEVVFTSTNFENGRAQEIHAWNVATGAVRPVVLSEGLVSGSQRYWDIPCAISAHALVCVAAEADRPPRLEAIDLDSGRRRVLYAPNTALESDIAAVAPAEFMRWRDVQGREFTGYFFPARGAPMGRAPPLFVTFYSCYGFLRGGLGEEWPLVSLAEQGISSLCINGMPEFPNNFVERHDPARTGIEAVIELLAGEGRIDPKRVGMGGLSYGSEVTLWTLANSDVVRAASVSSISLTPSYYLYNSLSDETRARVKELWQLGAPEETPEQWALISPVHHLDRIRAPILFQQPEQEYRLALDYVLPLVRRKQADMYVFPDELHIKYQPRHKLAVYERNVDWFRFWLQGYVDPDPEKASQYHVWKEMRTEQDRRAGAGPKSESS from the coding sequence ATGAAGCTTCCTTCCTGGATATCGCCTGCATTTTGGGCTCCTGTGCAATCCAGTGCGCCGCGCCTCGTGCCTTTGCTGATGGGGCTTGCCTCGGTGAGCCCGCTGATGGTGGCGGATGCCTCGGCCTCAACCGTGTCTCCGCGGCGACTGTTGGAGGTGACGGACCTGGGTAATCCCGTGATTTCGCCGGATGGCCGGTTGGTTGCCTTCCGGACCGAGGTGCCATCGATCGAGCGCAATACGGTGGACACCGCCTGGTACGTGCAGCAGCTTGATGGACGCGCTCAGCCGCTGCGCGTGGGTGACGGTGGGTTGCCGTTGCGCGAGTTGGTCAATGGTGTGGTGTTGCCTTCGCCCGCGGTGTGGTCGCCGGATGGAGGTTGGATCTACTACCGGGCTTTGGTCGATGGGCGCGTGTCGGTATGGCGGGCCGCCGCAGATGGTTCGGCGGCCCAGGAGGTTACGACTGATCCAGCGGATGTACGGACTTTCGAGCTTGCCGATGATGGCCGCATGCTCAGGTACAGCACCGGTGCGACGCGGGAACAGGTCGTGGCGGCCGAGATGACTGAGTATGACCGCGGCGTGCACATCGACAAGACGGTCAACATGGCAGCCGGAGTGTTTCGCTCCGGCAATGCCAATGGCCGCCCAGCGACGCAGCGCTTCACTGGTGGCTGGTTTGCCGCCGGCCCGTTGCTTGCCGGGGAGCCGGACCATTGGAAGGTAGTGGATCTGGACGGGATGGGTACGCGTGAGCTTCCAGCAGACCAGGTTCCACGCCGGCCGCTCGGTACGGGCGATTTGCACAAGAGCATGCCTGAGCCAACGAAGCTGGCCGTGAATCCGGATGGCCGGATTGCATTTTTGAACACCGGGGAGCGGCAGACGGGACAGCAGGTGAGCCGCTACCGGGAGTTGAGCATGCTGCCCGACCGGCATGCCAGACGTCCGCTTCGATGCGCGCATCTGCTCTGTTCCGGTCGTTACATCACCGATCTTCTCTGGCGACCAGGAAGTGATGAGGTGGTGTTTACCTCGACCAACTTCGAGAACGGACGCGCACAGGAGATCCATGCATGGAACGTTGCAACAGGAGCGGTCAGGCCTGTGGTGCTTTCAGAAGGGCTGGTCAGTGGCAGCCAGCGATACTGGGACATTCCTTGTGCGATCTCGGCCCATGCGCTGGTCTGTGTGGCGGCCGAGGCAGATCGGCCGCCGCGGTTGGAAGCCATTGATTTGGACAGTGGGCGGCGCCGGGTGCTCTACGCGCCCAACACGGCGCTGGAGTCGGACATCGCGGCAGTCGCGCCTGCTGAGTTCATGCGTTGGCGCGATGTGCAGGGCAGGGAATTCACCGGGTATTTCTTCCCTGCGCGCGGCGCGCCGATGGGTCGAGCGCCGCCCCTGTTTGTCACTTTCTACAGTTGCTATGGCTTCCTTCGCGGTGGCCTGGGGGAGGAATGGCCCCTGGTATCGCTGGCCGAGCAGGGCATCTCATCCCTGTGCATCAACGGAATGCCAGAGTTCCCAAACAACTTTGTTGAGCGCCACGATCCAGCCCGGACCGGGATCGAGGCGGTTATCGAACTTCTTGCGGGTGAGGGGCGGATCGATCCAAAGCGCGTCGGAATGGGGGGGCTCAGCTACGGCAGTGAAGTTACGCTGTGGACGTTGGCCAACTCTGACGTGGTACGGGCGGCTTCGGTCAGCAGCATTTCGTTGACGCCAAGCTATTACCTGTACAACAGCCTGAGTGACGAGACCCGTGCGAGGGTGAAGGAACTCTGGCAACTTGGCGCGCCGGAAGAAACGCCCGAGCAATGGGCGCTGATTTCACCGGTGCATCATCTGGACCGGATCCGCGCCCCGATCCTGTTTCAACAACCCGAGCAGGAATACCGCCTAGCACTGGACTATGTGCTGCCGCTGGTGCGCAGGAAGCAGGCGGACATGTATGTGTTCCCGGATGAGTTGCACATCAAGTATCAGCCTCGGCACAAGCTGGCGGTTTACGAGCGCAACGTGGACTGGTTCAGGTTCTGGCTGCAGGGATACGTGGATCCCGATCCGGAAAAGGCAAGCCAATACCACGTATGGAAGGAGATGAGGACTGAGCAGGACAGGCGTGCCGGGGCCGGCCCGAAGTCCGAGTCCTCATGA
- a CDS encoding asparagine synthase C-terminal domain-containing protein: MEYPYLFVIGAPSGGTGDHSLDLKLKAKGMSCRFKCELGRLFTHPLAPVVEIPGQGLLLGAVFDRDGTRIPHRIDLDASPESTVTEILRRVWGNYLALLFDRHSLRVMRDPSGSVDCVYAFESGRGFITSHISLAVGLGIYRRDVDWEAVAHSLQFPFMKTARTALKRINELPPGCELHIADEVCSIRTAWSPWQFVVPEIRHRDAEVASQQLRKTVSRVVNSFSSLGRRHMVELSGGLDSSIVSMSLRDLASEVVFCTITMPASGTDESAYARAVTDALGQPLLPVEIGAERARFRFPVHAASVRPSTGILQDASNQLWDPLAHQHGIDSFFSGGGGDSIFCYLKTAAPAADAFLERGIKAGFLAIRDLSSLHKCTLWKAGRLTLKKLRRGARRGWKQDRMLLARDCLVEQPDLHPWLQAPENALPGDHEKIQDLVGTQLFREATPRNNGKPLYFPLLSQPVMEACLPVPSWMWISGGRDRAIARNAFADVLPAAIANRRSKGSYTGYLAAVYSRNKQAMRAFLMDGELRAQGLLDPDALERYFDRDLSPRDITFTRIFELCAAENWVQGQMI; the protein is encoded by the coding sequence ATGGAATATCCATATCTGTTCGTCATCGGCGCTCCCTCGGGCGGCACTGGTGACCACTCCCTCGATTTGAAGCTCAAAGCAAAGGGAATGTCGTGCCGTTTCAAGTGCGAGCTAGGCCGCCTGTTCACGCATCCGCTTGCACCAGTTGTGGAAATTCCCGGACAAGGGTTGCTGCTCGGCGCGGTCTTTGACCGCGATGGAACGCGAATACCCCATCGGATCGATCTGGACGCCTCACCAGAGTCGACTGTTACAGAGATTCTCCGTCGCGTTTGGGGCAATTACCTGGCGTTACTTTTCGACCGTCACTCGCTGCGTGTCATGCGAGACCCCTCAGGCTCCGTGGACTGCGTCTATGCCTTCGAGTCTGGCAGGGGCTTCATCACCTCGCATATCAGCCTGGCGGTTGGACTTGGGATCTATCGCAGGGATGTTGATTGGGAAGCCGTTGCGCACAGTTTGCAGTTCCCCTTCATGAAAACAGCTCGCACCGCGCTGAAGCGGATCAATGAGCTGCCTCCAGGCTGCGAGCTTCACATTGCAGACGAGGTTTGCTCGATCCGCACTGCGTGGTCGCCTTGGCAATTCGTCGTGCCAGAAATCCGGCATAGGGACGCCGAAGTGGCTTCCCAACAGCTCCGCAAAACCGTAAGCCGAGTGGTGAATTCGTTCTCCTCTTTGGGGCGCCGTCATATGGTCGAACTCTCTGGCGGCCTGGACTCGTCCATCGTCTCGATGTCCCTACGCGATCTGGCAAGCGAAGTCGTTTTCTGCACGATCACGATGCCCGCGAGTGGCACGGATGAAAGTGCTTATGCAAGAGCCGTGACAGATGCTCTGGGACAGCCACTCCTTCCTGTTGAGATTGGAGCAGAGCGCGCGCGTTTCCGATTTCCGGTGCACGCCGCGTCCGTCAGGCCCAGCACGGGCATTCTTCAGGACGCCTCCAATCAACTGTGGGATCCGCTGGCTCATCAGCACGGCATCGACAGCTTCTTCTCTGGCGGTGGTGGCGATAGCATCTTCTGCTACCTCAAGACGGCGGCGCCGGCAGCAGATGCATTCCTCGAGCGGGGCATCAAAGCTGGATTTCTCGCGATACGCGACCTTTCTTCGCTTCACAAATGCACACTCTGGAAAGCCGGACGACTAACGCTGAAAAAGCTTAGGCGAGGTGCGAGGCGAGGATGGAAGCAGGACCGCATGCTGCTCGCTCGCGACTGTTTGGTGGAGCAACCAGACCTACATCCATGGCTGCAAGCACCGGAGAACGCGCTGCCAGGCGATCACGAAAAAATCCAAGACCTTGTCGGCACGCAGCTGTTTCGAGAGGCCACACCGCGCAACAATGGAAAGCCCCTCTACTTTCCGCTCCTGTCGCAGCCGGTGATGGAGGCTTGCTTGCCCGTTCCATCCTGGATGTGGATCTCCGGCGGCCGCGATCGCGCCATCGCACGCAATGCATTCGCTGATGTCCTGCCTGCAGCGATCGCGAACCGCCGCAGCAAGGGTTCCTATACTGGCTATCTCGCCGCCGTTTACTCACGCAACAAGCAAGCCATGCGAGCATTCCTGATGGACGGCGAGCTACGTGCCCAGGGGCTACTCGACCCCGATGCCTTGGAGCGGTATTTCGACAGGGACCTATCGCCGCGAGACATCACGTTTACACGGATCTTTGAGTTGTGCGCTGCCGAAAACTGGGTCCAAGGCCAGATGATCTAG
- a CDS encoding TonB-dependent receptor, with protein sequence MWKDKGVVVANPARGMDHAYALESAVRGGAFMPRGGGRSEVRPKAGREDAFGTWQIPRHCFRRALARSTLAAALASLLPLYSATAQETQVQDARVADPPAEEGRADGDPTQLDTVQVTGTRIKGGSVPSPVITIGSERIKKEGFTDLGEVIRSVPQNFSGGQNPGVIGAVSGVGNQDMTGGSALNLRGLGADASLTLLNGRRMAYDGFSQAVDISAIPVEAVERLEIIPDGASALYGSDAVGGVANVILKRDFDGVAFSARYGDSSGGGLATRDYTATAGTTWASGGLMASLRWADVDAIDTQQRHYTRHLMTPYSIYGASDTRSGLLTAHQSLGEVAELRIDAFRTVRDMDRYATVPGASYWYAPRTEITVASPSLQVFLPADWSLTFGGAWGRNEHMDRRYLLSAAGSPLVTRTCYCNESRSYELGAEGPLFTLPAGDARLAVGAGARRDELQVASQVTGLRYGGDERARFAYAELGLPVVSPSMGVTGIRRLEFSAAVRTEDYDSFGQVTTPKLGLLYDPTADVTLKASWGRSFKAPTLLQRYSNKIVYLWSAPAVGGAGGPADATVLMSYGGNADLRAERARTWTASVAFHPEVLPGLEAELTWFDVDYTGRVVEPVNYMQALSNPIYAEFVDLQPTAGQIGALLGNYNSAFYNYANAAYDPANVVAIIRDQYVNAARQRIHGADLSGAYRFDLGNGRLTLRGAASWLDSVQQNSAGQPEFDLAGTLSNPARFNGRMGAVWTAGGFSASGFANYTSGVTYRAAASTQEMASFTTVDGTLGYDFGAAFGGLSRLSLGLSVQNLFNRAPPLYTPPVATYVPYDATNYSAVGRFASVTLSGQW encoded by the coding sequence ATGTGGAAAGACAAGGGGGTTGTAGTGGCCAATCCGGCCCGGGGGATGGACCACGCCTACGCGTTGGAATCTGCTGTGCGCGGCGGGGCATTCATGCCGCGAGGCGGTGGCAGAAGCGAAGTTCGGCCGAAAGCAGGCAGGGAAGATGCGTTCGGGACATGGCAGATCCCGCGGCACTGTTTCAGGCGTGCATTGGCGCGCAGCACCCTTGCAGCCGCGTTGGCTTCGCTGCTGCCGCTCTACAGCGCCACTGCGCAGGAAACGCAGGTGCAAGACGCGAGGGTTGCTGATCCGCCGGCGGAGGAGGGCAGGGCAGACGGAGATCCCACCCAGCTCGACACAGTCCAGGTCACCGGTACCCGCATCAAGGGCGGCAGCGTGCCTTCGCCGGTGATCACCATCGGTAGCGAGCGGATCAAGAAAGAAGGCTTTACCGATCTGGGTGAGGTGATCCGCAGCGTCCCGCAGAACTTCTCCGGCGGGCAGAACCCGGGCGTCATCGGGGCGGTGTCCGGGGTGGGCAATCAAGACATGACCGGGGGCTCTGCGTTGAACCTGCGCGGGCTAGGTGCCGATGCCTCGCTCACCCTGCTCAACGGCCGGCGCATGGCCTATGACGGCTTCTCACAGGCGGTGGACATCAGTGCTATCCCGGTGGAGGCGGTGGAACGCCTGGAGATCATTCCAGATGGTGCATCTGCGTTGTATGGCTCCGATGCGGTGGGTGGCGTAGCCAATGTCATCCTCAAGCGTGATTTCGATGGTGTGGCGTTCTCGGCACGTTATGGGGATTCATCCGGTGGCGGGTTGGCCACGCGCGACTACACGGCCACCGCGGGCACCACTTGGGCCAGTGGTGGATTGATGGCAAGTCTCCGCTGGGCCGATGTCGATGCCATCGACACGCAGCAGCGCCACTACACACGGCACCTGATGACGCCCTACAGCATCTATGGGGCTAGCGACACGCGCAGCGGCCTGCTGACTGCGCACCAATCGCTGGGGGAGGTCGCCGAACTGCGGATCGATGCGTTCCGGACGGTGCGTGACATGGACCGCTATGCCACGGTGCCGGGTGCTTCGTACTGGTATGCGCCGCGCACGGAAATCACAGTAGCTTCGCCCAGTCTTCAGGTCTTTCTGCCCGCCGACTGGTCGCTAACGTTTGGGGGGGCGTGGGGCAGGAACGAGCACATGGACCGTCGCTACCTGCTGTCGGCCGCAGGCAGCCCACTTGTCACGCGCACCTGCTACTGCAATGAGAGCCGATCCTATGAGCTTGGCGCGGAGGGGCCATTGTTCACGCTACCGGCAGGCGACGCGCGGTTGGCGGTAGGGGCAGGTGCCCGCCGGGATGAACTGCAGGTGGCTTCGCAGGTCACCGGATTGCGCTATGGCGGTGATGAGCGGGCCCGGTTTGCCTATGCCGAGTTGGGGCTGCCGGTGGTGTCGCCTTCGATGGGCGTGACCGGTATACGCAGGCTGGAGTTCAGTGCGGCAGTGCGGACCGAGGACTACGACAGCTTTGGTCAGGTCACCACGCCCAAGCTGGGCTTGCTATATGACCCCACCGCCGATGTCACGCTCAAGGCCTCGTGGGGCAGGTCGTTCAAGGCGCCCACGCTGCTGCAGCGCTATTCCAACAAGATCGTCTATCTGTGGAGTGCGCCTGCTGTGGGCGGGGCAGGGGGGCCGGCTGATGCGACGGTGCTGATGTCTTATGGCGGCAATGCGGACTTGCGGGCCGAGCGTGCGCGGACGTGGACAGCATCGGTGGCCTTCCATCCAGAGGTCCTGCCGGGGCTGGAGGCGGAGCTGACCTGGTTTGATGTGGATTACACCGGTCGGGTGGTGGAGCCGGTCAACTACATGCAGGCGTTGAGCAACCCGATCTATGCGGAATTTGTGGACCTGCAGCCAACGGCCGGGCAGATCGGTGCTTTGCTGGGTAACTACAACAGTGCCTTCTACAACTATGCCAATGCCGCCTATGACCCCGCCAATGTGGTCGCGATCATCCGCGACCAGTATGTCAACGCAGCGCGGCAGCGGATCCACGGCGCGGATCTGTCAGGCGCCTATCGGTTCGACCTGGGCAATGGCCGGCTGACGCTGCGTGGTGCCGCCAGCTGGCTGGACAGCGTGCAGCAGAACAGTGCGGGGCAGCCGGAGTTCGATCTGGCCGGCACCCTTTCCAACCCGGCGCGATTCAACGGTCGTATGGGGGCGGTGTGGACCGCCGGCGGGTTCAGTGCATCGGGCTTTGCCAATTACACCAGCGGGGTGACTTATCGTGCTGCGGCGTCCACGCAGGAAATGGCTTCGTTCACCACGGTCGATGGCACGTTGGGCTACGACTTTGGTGCGGCGTTCGGCGGTCTGTCACGTCTGTCGCTGGGGCTGTCGGTGCAGAACTTGTTCAACCGGGCGCCGCCGCTGTACACGCCGCCGGTGGCGACTTATGTGCCGTATGACGCAACGAACTACTCGGCGGTCGGACGCTTTGCCAGCGTCACGCTCTCCGGGCAGTGGTGA
- a CDS encoding lasso peptide biosynthesis B2 protein codes for MRYILSQDITFGEIGGHMVFLDLAKDRYFRLESSIENSLRPYLKNGGPLPFDLSDLIASGILIEDHDTAPASLPSISKPCRSAFENHPSTDDGLAPSHIIETMLVVLRMHWKLRHQKIRPIIENEVAYRRKNSKPRRLQPPLDASTVQASRQFLKARRYVPIEPRCLLDSLSLLHFLSRRGLPASIIFGVTLEPFSAHCWVQSGDALLNETLGTANAHTPIRVV; via the coding sequence ATGAGGTACATCCTCAGTCAGGACATCACATTCGGCGAGATCGGCGGACACATGGTCTTCCTGGACCTCGCGAAAGATCGCTACTTCCGTCTTGAGAGCTCAATCGAGAATTCTCTACGCCCTTATTTGAAAAACGGCGGACCACTTCCCTTCGACCTCTCTGATCTGATCGCCTCTGGAATCCTCATTGAGGATCACGACACCGCGCCAGCCTCTCTACCTTCCATCAGTAAACCGTGTCGGAGCGCATTCGAGAATCATCCATCCACAGATGACGGACTTGCACCCTCACATATCATCGAAACAATGCTGGTCGTCCTGAGGATGCATTGGAAATTGAGGCATCAGAAAATCAGGCCAATCATCGAAAACGAGGTGGCTTATCGCCGTAAGAACTCGAAGCCACGGCGCCTACAGCCGCCGTTGGACGCGTCGACAGTGCAAGCATCTAGGCAATTCTTGAAGGCCAGACGCTATGTTCCTATCGAGCCACGCTGCCTGCTTGATTCGTTATCTCTCCTGCACTTTCTGTCACGGCGCGGGCTTCCAGCCAGCATCATTTTCGGCGTCACCCTTGAGCCTTTCTCGGCCCATTGCTGGGTTCAGTCCGGGGATGCTCTATTGAACGAGACGCTCGGCACGGCCAACGCACATACCCCTATCAGGGTCGTCTGA
- a CDS encoding helix-turn-helix transcriptional regulator produces MTDKQQAAIYGRRLREARESRGVSLEGLGVAVGLEVSGASGRLSRYENGIHQPKLGLQRLLARALEQPLAYFYAEDDELAQLISDFGRRDEPGLRPIEIKKKKKKTKRSS; encoded by the coding sequence ATGACTGATAAGCAGCAGGCTGCTATTTACGGACGTCGCCTACGCGAGGCGCGAGAGAGTAGAGGCGTCTCATTGGAAGGCTTGGGAGTCGCGGTCGGCCTCGAGGTGTCTGGCGCCAGCGGCCGTCTCAGCCGTTACGAAAACGGCATCCACCAACCCAAGTTGGGTCTGCAAAGATTGCTGGCACGCGCCCTGGAGCAGCCGCTGGCCTACTTCTATGCTGAAGATGATGAACTCGCTCAGCTGATCTCGGACTTCGGGCGCAGAGACGAGCCCGGCCTAAGGCCGATCGAGATCAAGAAAAAGAAGAAGAAAACGAAGCGAAGCTCGTAG
- a CDS encoding GntR family transcriptional regulator, with amino-acid sequence MGAIHSKSTFLHGQVRRGLQSGRYAPGQRIDPATLAAEFNTSLTPVRFALYRLVGEGMIHDHARHGFQVPLPTEMGMRDLYDWMERLLVMASELGNPRSPARQSPPPSTEDDLPKQTWKLFNAIARDTGRWSLHRAVKRANDRLAPIRRAKQDLIDHAAEELAELTRLWQAHDTTRLNAALHAYHERRKQLVPCIVALLTERSKQLP; translated from the coding sequence ATGGGTGCGATTCACTCCAAGAGCACGTTCTTGCACGGACAGGTCAGGCGAGGCCTGCAGTCCGGTCGTTATGCGCCCGGGCAACGGATCGACCCAGCCACGCTCGCGGCGGAATTCAACACCAGTCTTACACCTGTGCGGTTCGCGCTGTATCGCCTGGTGGGCGAAGGCATGATCCACGACCACGCCCGGCACGGCTTCCAGGTCCCCCTTCCTACCGAAATGGGCATGCGTGACCTGTACGACTGGATGGAGCGGCTGCTGGTGATGGCCAGCGAACTGGGCAACCCGAGGTCCCCGGCCCGGCAGTCACCCCCGCCATCAACCGAGGACGACCTGCCCAAGCAGACCTGGAAGCTGTTCAACGCCATCGCACGCGATACCGGCCGCTGGTCATTGCATCGTGCCGTCAAGCGGGCCAACGACCGCCTGGCACCGATCCGCCGCGCCAAGCAGGACCTGATCGATCACGCAGCCGAAGAACTGGCCGAGCTGACACGGCTCTGGCAGGCGCACGACACCACCCGCCTCAACGCCGCACTGCACGCTTATCACGAACGCCGGAAACAGCTGGTGCCCTGCATCGTGGCGCTGCTGACCGAGCGCAGCAAACAGCTGCCCTAA
- a CDS encoding GGDEF domain-containing protein, giving the protein MSEELLGAGSDSDVYKTLLESTKAIPWRIDWQSMTFSYIGPQIEKLLGWSQDSWVGINDWVERMHPDDRDYVVNFCVSQSKAGVDHEADYRALTKDGEYVWIRDVVHVVRKDGEVEALVGFMFDISERKKTEDHLIRLQKQLEELSYQDGLTGIANRRMFDTVLAHEWAAAQQGGTPLSLIILDIDYFKQYNDHYGHIKGDEALRIVAKALAQATNNPRDFVARIGGEEFIWLLPDTPADKARQVAEKCMQLVRQLQIAHERSEVAPLLTLSLGVGTATPGADAVALSLIEDVDALLYRAKRHGRMRAEYGEF; this is encoded by the coding sequence ATGAGCGAAGAACTCCTGGGTGCGGGCAGCGACAGTGACGTGTACAAAACCCTGCTCGAATCGACCAAGGCGATCCCGTGGCGGATCGACTGGCAGAGCATGACCTTCAGCTACATCGGCCCGCAGATCGAGAAGCTGCTGGGCTGGTCGCAGGACAGTTGGGTGGGCATCAATGACTGGGTCGAGCGCATGCACCCGGATGACCGCGACTACGTGGTCAACTTCTGCGTGTCGCAGTCCAAGGCGGGTGTCGATCACGAGGCCGACTATCGGGCGCTGACCAAGGATGGCGAGTACGTCTGGATCCGCGACGTGGTGCATGTGGTGCGCAAGGATGGCGAGGTCGAGGCGCTGGTCGGTTTCATGTTCGACATCAGCGAGCGCAAGAAGACCGAGGACCACCTGATCCGCCTGCAAAAGCAGCTGGAAGAGCTGTCCTACCAGGATGGCCTGACCGGCATTGCCAACCGACGCATGTTCGATACGGTGCTGGCGCATGAGTGGGCCGCTGCCCAGCAGGGCGGCACGCCGCTGTCATTGATTATTCTAGATATCGATTACTTCAAGCAGTACAACGATCACTACGGCCACATCAAGGGCGACGAGGCACTGCGCATCGTCGCCAAGGCCTTGGCGCAGGCGACCAACAACCCGCGGGATTTCGTGGCCCGCATTGGCGGCGAAGAGTTCATCTGGCTGCTGCCGGACACGCCCGCCGACAAGGCCCGTCAGGTTGCGGAAAAATGCATGCAGCTGGTGCGCCAGCTGCAGATTGCTCATGAGCGTTCCGAGGTTGCACCGCTGCTGACCTTGAGCCTGGGCGTCGGCACCGCCACGCCCGGCGCAGACGCGGTGGCGTTATCCCTGATCGAAGACGTCGATGCGCTGTTGTACCGGGCCAAGCGCCACGGCCGCATGCGCGCGGAGTATGGGGAGTTCTAA
- a CDS encoding benenodin family lasso peptide: protein MDKHNESAKANTPQQGVIVLGVASVETQGAVGSSEGISPGSPMISGISEE from the coding sequence ATGGACAAGCACAACGAAAGCGCAAAGGCCAACACGCCGCAGCAGGGCGTCATCGTGCTCGGTGTGGCCAGTGTCGAAACGCAGGGCGCCGTGGGCTCAAGTGAAGGTATCAGCCCCGGCAGCCCGATGATCTCGGGAATTTCCGAAGAGTGA